The DNA segment CACACATTTGTCTCATGGCTCTAGAAGAGGATAAACCAGAAAGTTCCCAACAAAGAGAAATCAACACTGAGGTAAATAATTCTGACTCTCTTAGTATTGAGGATTATGAAGACGCATTTGCCAAATTGTATGAAGAATACAAAGTTTATAAGAAAAAATGTTCTGCTTTAAACAAAGAAATTTCTTCCTTAAGAGCTAAAAATGATTCTATGAGCATTATTATACAAGAAAATAagttttataaaaatcaaatgctcTTGTTTGATGAGTTGAATAAGGAGTTAGAAGATTCAAAAATTGGTTGTGAAAAACTCATTGAGAAAAACAGGATTTTAGAAACTAAGGTGGAATCATTGACAAATGATTTAGCTAAATTCACAAATGGCACACAAATTCTTGATACGTTACTTGGTCCTCAAAGATTATCAAATAAAAAATCTGGTCTTGGTTATGATGGATTCATGCACtatggaaaatacaaaaatttctttgtaaaagcttcatctcattcattatcaaatgTCATTTGCTTCTATTGTAACCAAAATGGTCATATGGTTAGTTATTGTCCCATAAAGAAAGGTTCCTCAAAAGTAAAAAGgatatgggtgcctaaaggaacaaTTCCTAATGTCTCTAACCCTCAAGGACCCAAACTTACTTGGGTACCTAAGAAATAGTCAATAAATTTCAGGTATGTCTTAGAAGCAAGCAAGAGTGTGAACAATAGTATGTTGATAGTGCTTGCTCAAGACACATGACTGGAGACAAAGAAAAATTCTCAAACCTTACCTTGAAAAGTGGTGGACATGTGAGATTTGGTGACAAAGGCAAAGCTTACATCATTGGAAGTGGCTCTATTGGGAAAAATCCAAGCATAAAGGATGTCGCATtagttgaaggtttgaaattcaATCTTCTTAGTGTAAGTCAACTATGTGATAAAGGTTACAAAGTTATTTTTAattctacacattgtgagattaGAAGTTTGCATAATGATCATACATTATTCATTACACCTAGAAGTGAAAATGTATATTTGCTTGATTTGAATATTATTGAAAATGGAAATGAAAGATGTCTT comes from the Hevea brasiliensis isolate MT/VB/25A 57/8 unplaced genomic scaffold, ASM3005281v1 Scaf221, whole genome shotgun sequence genome and includes:
- the LOC131176690 gene encoding uncharacterized protein LOC131176690, which encodes MLYDKSKSNVDDEKKKRGIALKSSQEDELRKTIAFKAASSDSSNSSIDEDDLAMITRRFKKAFKKGGSKYKKFLKKYSPKGETSKDQSEIKCFECNKPSHIMPNCPKLKKKSKDKSKKALVVGWMDSDDSSSDNSSDKEVAHICLMALEEDKPESSQQREINTEVNNSDSLSIEDYEDAFAKLYEEYKVYKKKCSALNKEISSLRAKNDSMSIIIQENKFYKNQMLLFDELNKELEDSKIGCEKLIEKNRILETKVESLTNDLAKFTNGTQILDTLLGPQRLSNKKSGLGYDGFMHYGKYKNFFYVDSACSRHMTGDKEKFSNLTLKSGGHVRFGDKGKAYIIGSGSIGKNPSIKDVALVEGLKFNLLS